The following are from one region of the Nocardioides marmotae genome:
- a CDS encoding AAA family ATPase produces the protein MPVVVDPENATLGALLAGLPAGAQGVLSVDRMHGWLTQHTDEYVVVLGPHLALADTVAVCEGLRTTRPTVSVVLVRDELDTATLAGAMKAGARDVVQTADVPALEAAVDRAYQLHLALRGPTGAAHVGRVVTVFSPKGGVGKTTMAVNLALALTEQGARKVCLVDLDLGFGDVAITMQLFPTHSIEHAVGAEDSLDAAMLEGLLTRHQESLMVLAAPAHPDVRDRITAALVTRVLRTLRETFDHVVVDTAPAFDEQTLTALDETDECVIVATLDVPTLKNVKVALETLEMLDIARGHRHLLLNRADDAVGIGPDKVEAILGMGVAAQVESSIDIAAATNAGTPIVLENPAHQSSTAIRALAARLAGDTVAAPRSAAASSLEDPPAESEKPARRFRLRR, from the coding sequence GTGCCTGTCGTCGTCGATCCCGAGAACGCCACCCTCGGCGCGCTCCTGGCCGGGCTCCCCGCCGGCGCCCAGGGCGTCTTGTCGGTCGACCGGATGCACGGGTGGCTGACCCAGCACACCGACGAGTACGTCGTCGTGCTGGGCCCCCACCTCGCGCTGGCCGACACCGTCGCGGTGTGCGAGGGGCTGCGCACCACCCGGCCGACCGTCAGCGTCGTGCTCGTCCGCGACGAGCTCGACACCGCGACCCTGGCCGGGGCGATGAAGGCCGGCGCCCGCGACGTCGTCCAGACCGCCGACGTCCCGGCGCTCGAGGCGGCCGTCGACCGCGCCTACCAGCTGCACCTCGCGCTCCGCGGCCCCACCGGCGCCGCGCACGTCGGCCGCGTGGTCACCGTCTTCTCCCCCAAGGGCGGCGTCGGCAAGACCACGATGGCGGTCAACCTCGCGCTGGCCCTGACCGAGCAGGGCGCCCGCAAGGTCTGCCTGGTCGACCTCGACCTCGGCTTCGGCGACGTCGCGATCACCATGCAGCTCTTCCCCACCCACTCCATCGAGCACGCCGTCGGCGCCGAGGACTCCCTCGACGCCGCCATGCTCGAGGGGCTGCTGACCCGGCACCAGGAGTCGCTGATGGTGCTCGCCGCGCCCGCGCACCCCGACGTGCGCGACCGGATCACCGCGGCCCTGGTCACCCGGGTCCTGCGCACCCTGCGCGAGACCTTCGACCACGTCGTCGTCGACACCGCCCCGGCCTTCGACGAGCAGACGCTGACCGCCCTGGACGAGACCGACGAGTGCGTGATCGTCGCGACCCTCGACGTCCCCACGCTGAAGAACGTCAAGGTGGCGCTCGAGACGCTGGAGATGCTCGACATCGCGCGCGGCCACCGCCACCTGCTGCTCAACCGCGCCGACGACGCGGTCGGCATCGGGCCCGACAAGGTCGAGGCCATCCTCGGCATGGGGGTCGCCGCCCAGGTCGAGAGCTCCATCGACATCGCCGCCGCGACCAACGCCGGCACCCCGATCGTGCTGGAGAACCCGGCCCACCAGTCGAGCACCGCCATCCGCGCCCTCGCCGCCCGTCTGGCGGGCGACACGGTCGCGGCCCCGCGCTCCGCCGCCGCGTCCTCCCTGGAGGACCCGCCGGCGGAGAGCGAGAAGCCCGCCCGCCGGTTCCGCCTCCGGAGGTGA
- the cpaB gene encoding Flp pilus assembly protein CpaB — MDRRRILLVAAALVAALGTVLVFLYVRGADARAEDRFTTVEVLRATAPIAKGERIEDALAAGKVALEPVVSDQVLDGAQADTSLFTDQLALVPIYPGEQLIPAKFGGAAQVSADTGLQLQKGQVTATVNLTDTARVAGFVNPGSQVAVFFNGADPTSGQPFTRLLLPRATVLAVGSTTPVSTTTTDQTGQQTVEQLPRTLITLALSQEQAERVMFAQGNGELAFALVGEGTTVRPGPAVTNQNLFR; from the coding sequence ATGGACCGACGAAGGATCCTGCTCGTCGCCGCGGCGCTCGTCGCAGCGCTGGGCACGGTGCTGGTCTTCCTCTACGTGCGCGGCGCGGACGCGCGGGCCGAGGACCGCTTCACCACGGTGGAGGTCCTGCGGGCGACCGCACCGATCGCCAAGGGCGAACGGATCGAGGACGCGCTGGCCGCCGGCAAGGTCGCGCTCGAGCCGGTCGTCTCGGACCAGGTCCTCGACGGCGCGCAGGCCGACACCTCCCTGTTCACCGACCAGCTCGCGCTGGTGCCGATCTACCCCGGTGAGCAGCTGATCCCCGCCAAGTTCGGCGGCGCCGCCCAGGTGTCGGCCGACACCGGCCTGCAGCTGCAGAAGGGGCAGGTCACCGCGACGGTCAACCTCACCGACACCGCCCGCGTCGCCGGCTTCGTCAACCCCGGCTCGCAGGTGGCGGTCTTCTTCAACGGCGCCGACCCGACCAGCGGCCAGCCCTTCACCCGGCTGCTGCTGCCCCGGGCCACCGTCCTCGCGGTCGGCTCGACCACCCCGGTCTCGACGACGACCACCGACCAGACCGGCCAGCAGACCGTCGAGCAGCTGCCCCGCACCCTCATCACCCTCGCCCTGAGCCAGGAGCAGGCCGAGCGGGTGATGTTCGCCCAGGGCAACGGCGAGCTCGCCTTCGCGCTCGTCGGCGAGGGCACCACCGTGCGCCCCGGCCCCGCGGTGACCAACCAGAACCTCTTCCGGTAA
- a CDS encoding AMP-dependent synthetase/ligase, which yields MREFSTPLTIEVPGTGNLTDDVVRNAAEAPDAVVFSRPAAGGGWDDVTAAEFLAEVSAVAKGLVAAGIETGDRVALISKTRYEWTLLDYAIWFAGAVTVPIYETSSAEQIEWILRDSGARAVVAEGDDHVARISEVRSGLEALNHVWSLSDNAVDVLSRLGADIADDDLEKRRTTATPLDLATLIYTSGTTGRPKGCMLTHGNFMFELGVAVDELHRLFESDGASTLLFLPLAHVFARIIQVGCVKSRARMGHSPDIKNLLPDLQSFQPTFILAVPRVFEKVFNTASQKATAEGRGKIFNRAADVAIAWSRGLDKGRPSLAVRAQHALFAKLVYGKLLTALGGSCQFAVSGGAPLGDRLGHFYRGIGLTVLEGYGLTETTAALTVNLPDAQKIGSVGRPLPGTAVRVADDGELLFQGGQVFAGYWENEEASREALEPDGWFHTGDVGEVDEEGFVKITGRKKEIIVTAGGKNVAPAVLEDRLRAHALVDQCVVVGDGQPFIAALVTLDREALPVWAEARGKSADIEELVDDADLRAEIEAAVEDANKAVSKAESIRKFSILTAEWTEEGGQLTPSLKLKRNVVMREFRSDVDALYS from the coding sequence GTGCGGGAGTTCTCCACGCCCCTGACGATCGAGGTCCCGGGGACGGGCAACCTGACCGACGACGTGGTGCGCAACGCCGCGGAGGCGCCCGACGCCGTCGTGTTCAGCAGGCCCGCCGCCGGCGGCGGCTGGGACGACGTCACCGCAGCGGAGTTCCTCGCCGAGGTCTCGGCGGTCGCCAAGGGGCTGGTCGCGGCCGGCATCGAGACCGGCGACCGCGTCGCCCTGATCTCCAAGACCCGCTACGAGTGGACGCTGCTCGACTACGCGATCTGGTTCGCCGGCGCCGTGACGGTGCCGATCTACGAGACCTCCTCCGCGGAGCAGATCGAGTGGATCCTGCGCGACAGCGGCGCCCGCGCGGTCGTCGCGGAGGGCGACGACCACGTGGCGCGGATCAGCGAGGTCCGCTCCGGGCTCGAGGCGCTCAACCACGTGTGGTCGCTGAGCGACAACGCCGTCGACGTCCTGAGCCGCCTCGGCGCCGACATCGCCGACGACGACCTCGAGAAGCGGCGTACGACGGCGACGCCGCTGGACCTCGCGACCCTGATCTACACCTCGGGCACCACGGGCCGGCCCAAGGGCTGCATGCTCACCCACGGCAACTTCATGTTCGAGCTCGGCGTCGCGGTCGACGAGCTGCACCGACTTTTTGAGTCCGACGGCGCCTCCACGCTGCTGTTCCTGCCGCTGGCCCACGTCTTCGCCCGGATCATCCAGGTCGGCTGCGTGAAGTCGCGGGCCCGCATGGGCCACTCCCCCGACATCAAGAACCTGCTGCCCGACCTCCAGTCCTTCCAGCCGACGTTCATCCTCGCGGTGCCCCGCGTCTTCGAGAAGGTCTTCAACACCGCCTCGCAGAAGGCGACCGCCGAGGGCCGCGGCAAGATCTTCAACCGCGCCGCCGACGTCGCGATCGCGTGGTCCCGCGGCCTGGACAAGGGCCGCCCCTCGCTGGCCGTGCGCGCCCAGCACGCGCTGTTCGCCAAGCTCGTCTACGGCAAGCTGCTCACCGCGCTCGGCGGCAGCTGCCAGTTCGCGGTCTCCGGCGGCGCGCCGCTCGGTGACCGGCTCGGCCACTTCTACCGCGGCATCGGGCTGACCGTCCTCGAGGGCTACGGGCTCACCGAGACGACCGCCGCGCTGACCGTCAACCTCCCCGACGCCCAGAAGATCGGGTCCGTGGGTCGCCCGCTGCCGGGCACCGCGGTCCGGGTCGCCGACGACGGCGAGCTGCTCTTCCAGGGCGGCCAGGTCTTCGCCGGCTACTGGGAGAACGAGGAGGCCAGCCGCGAGGCGCTCGAGCCCGACGGCTGGTTCCACACCGGCGACGTCGGCGAGGTCGACGAGGAGGGCTTCGTCAAGATCACCGGCCGCAAGAAGGAGATCATCGTCACCGCCGGCGGCAAGAACGTCGCGCCGGCCGTGCTCGAGGACCGCCTGCGGGCCCACGCCCTCGTCGACCAGTGCGTCGTCGTCGGCGACGGCCAGCCCTTCATCGCCGCCCTGGTCACCCTCGACCGCGAGGCGCTGCCGGTGTGGGCCGAGGCCCGCGGGAAGTCCGCGGACATCGAGGAGCTCGTCGACGACGCCGACCTGCGGGCCGAGATCGAGGCCGCGGTCGAGGACGCCAACAAGGCGGTCTCCAAGGCCGAGTCGATCCGGAAGTTCTCCATCCTCACCGCGGAGTGGACCGAGGAGGGCGGACAGCTCACCCCGAGCCTGAAGCTGAAGCGGAACGTCGTGATGCGCGAGTTCCGCAGCGACGTCGACGCTCTTTACTCGTGA
- a CDS encoding SRPBCC family protein: protein MAEQTTSSITVDAAPAEVMAVIADFAAYPAWAKGVQTADVVSTYPDGRAERVFFALDVSPIKDEYTLEYQWDGDREVTWTLVEGKMLRALDGAYVLRDLGGSTEVTYRLALDVSIPLIGMLKRKGEKILIDTALKGLKKRVESR, encoded by the coding sequence ATGGCCGAACAGACCACGTCGTCGATCACCGTCGACGCCGCGCCGGCCGAGGTGATGGCGGTGATCGCCGACTTCGCGGCGTACCCCGCGTGGGCCAAGGGCGTGCAGACGGCCGACGTCGTCTCGACCTACCCCGACGGCCGCGCCGAGCGGGTGTTCTTCGCCCTCGACGTCTCGCCGATCAAGGACGAGTACACCCTGGAGTACCAGTGGGACGGCGACCGCGAGGTCACCTGGACCCTGGTCGAGGGCAAGATGCTGCGCGCCCTCGACGGCGCCTACGTGCTCCGCGACCTCGGCGGCTCGACCGAGGTGACCTACCGGCTCGCCCTCGACGTCTCGATCCCGCTCATCGGGATGCTCAAGCGCAAGGGCGAGAAGATCCTCATCGACACGGCGCTGAAGGGTCTGAAGAAGCGCGTCGAGTCGCGCTGA
- a CDS encoding ArsA family ATPase: MRLLLLTGKGGVGKSTVAAGTAALAAAAGHRTLVLSTDAAHSLADAFGAPVGPDPTEVAERLFVQQVDAQLRFQESWGEVQRYLLSVLDSAGVDRLAAEELTVLPGAEEVLALLELRLQVLSGAWDVVVVDCAPTAETLRLLALPEALGWYMDRVLPTQARVVKALKPVLSRAAGVPMPGGSVFEAVERLHAELDEVRSLLQGPDASVRLVLTPESVVVAEARRSWTSLSLYGYRVDGVVANRVFPPADGDAWRAGWVEAQQRVLAEVDQSFVGLPVWRSAYRPAEPVGVEALRALAAEVYAGADPLALPAADGPFRVSRTAEGAVLRLRLPLVARDDVDLARAHDELVVTVGSYRRPITLPAALVHLEVAGARVEDGELQVRFRDPRTASARGATA; this comes from the coding sequence ATGCGCCTCCTCCTCCTCACCGGCAAGGGCGGTGTCGGCAAGTCCACGGTCGCAGCCGGTACGGCGGCGCTCGCGGCCGCCGCCGGCCACCGCACGCTCGTGCTCTCCACCGACGCGGCCCACTCGCTGGCCGACGCGTTCGGGGCTCCGGTCGGGCCCGACCCGACCGAGGTCGCCGAGCGTCTCTTCGTCCAGCAGGTCGACGCCCAGCTGCGCTTCCAGGAGTCCTGGGGCGAGGTGCAGCGCTACCTCCTCTCGGTGCTCGACTCCGCGGGCGTCGACCGGCTCGCTGCCGAGGAGCTGACCGTCCTGCCCGGCGCCGAGGAGGTGCTGGCGCTGCTCGAGCTGCGCCTCCAGGTCCTCTCCGGCGCGTGGGACGTCGTGGTCGTGGACTGCGCCCCGACCGCGGAGACGTTGCGGCTGCTGGCGCTGCCCGAGGCGCTCGGCTGGTACATGGACCGCGTCCTGCCCACCCAGGCCCGCGTCGTCAAGGCGCTCAAGCCGGTGCTCAGCCGTGCCGCGGGCGTCCCGATGCCGGGCGGCTCGGTCTTCGAGGCCGTCGAGCGGCTGCACGCCGAGCTCGACGAGGTCCGCTCCCTGCTGCAGGGCCCCGACGCCAGCGTGCGGCTCGTGCTCACCCCGGAGTCCGTCGTCGTCGCCGAGGCCCGCCGCAGCTGGACCAGCCTCTCGCTCTACGGCTACCGCGTCGACGGCGTCGTGGCCAACCGCGTCTTCCCGCCCGCCGACGGCGACGCCTGGCGCGCGGGCTGGGTCGAGGCCCAGCAGCGCGTCCTCGCCGAGGTCGACCAGTCCTTCGTCGGGCTGCCCGTGTGGCGCTCGGCGTACCGCCCGGCCGAGCCGGTCGGCGTCGAGGCACTGCGCGCGCTCGCCGCGGAGGTGTACGCCGGCGCCGACCCGCTCGCGCTCCCCGCCGCCGACGGGCCGTTCCGGGTCTCGCGGACCGCCGAGGGCGCGGTGCTGCGGCTGCGGCTGCCGCTGGTCGCGCGCGACGACGTCGACCTGGCCCGCGCCCACGACGAGCTGGTGGTGACCGTCGGGTCCTACCGCCGCCCGATCACGCTGCCGGCCGCGCTGGTGCACCTCGAGGTCGCCGGCGCGCGCGTCGAGGACGGCGAGCTCCAGGTGCGGTTCCGCGACCCCCGCACGGCGTCCGCCCGGGGGGCGACCGCATGA
- a CDS encoding ROK family glucokinase has product MTLTCGVDVGGTKIAAGVVDSEGTILEQARVESPATDAEAIEDAIAGLVLDLRTRHEITAVGVGAAGYVDKARAVVMFAPNIAWRDVPLKAELEQRVELPVVVENDANAAAWGEFVFGAGHDVDDLMLVTVGTGIGGGIVLDGQLHRGAFGAGAEIGHLRVVPDGVRCGCGNRGCFEQYASGSALVRDARAAAVEGSLAARDLLARAGGDALAITGPLITEAARAGDPFAVASLAELGRWLGEGIASLATVLDPAVVVVGGGVSEAGELLLGPIRTAFMAELPARGHRPTLEIRRARLGNRAGLIGAADLARR; this is encoded by the coding sequence ATGACGCTCACGTGTGGCGTGGACGTCGGCGGGACGAAGATCGCCGCCGGCGTCGTGGACAGCGAGGGCACGATCCTCGAGCAGGCGCGGGTGGAGTCGCCCGCGACCGACGCCGAGGCGATCGAGGACGCGATCGCCGGGCTGGTCCTGGACCTGCGCACCCGCCACGAGATCACGGCCGTCGGCGTCGGGGCGGCCGGCTACGTCGACAAGGCCCGCGCGGTGGTGATGTTCGCGCCGAACATCGCCTGGCGCGACGTACCGCTCAAGGCCGAGCTGGAGCAGCGCGTCGAGCTGCCGGTCGTGGTGGAGAACGACGCGAACGCCGCCGCCTGGGGCGAGTTCGTCTTCGGCGCCGGCCACGACGTCGACGACCTCATGCTCGTCACCGTCGGCACCGGCATCGGCGGCGGCATCGTGCTCGACGGCCAGCTGCACCGCGGAGCCTTCGGGGCCGGTGCGGAGATCGGCCACCTGCGGGTCGTCCCCGACGGCGTCCGCTGCGGCTGCGGCAACCGCGGCTGCTTCGAGCAGTACGCCAGTGGCTCGGCGCTCGTCCGCGACGCCCGCGCCGCGGCGGTCGAGGGGTCCCTCGCGGCCCGCGACCTGCTCGCCCGGGCGGGCGGTGACGCGCTGGCGATCACCGGACCCCTGATCACCGAGGCGGCGCGGGCGGGCGACCCGTTCGCGGTCGCGTCGCTGGCCGAGCTGGGCCGCTGGCTCGGCGAGGGCATCGCGTCGCTGGCCACCGTGCTCGACCCTGCGGTCGTGGTCGTCGGCGGCGGGGTCAGCGAGGCCGGCGAGCTGCTCCTCGGTCCCATCCGCACCGCGTTCATGGCCGAGCTGCCCGCGCGTGGCCACCGGCCCACGCTGGAGATCCGCCGCGCCCGGCTGGGCAACCGCGCGGGTCTCATCGGCGCCGCCGACCTCGCCCGCCGCTGA